One Treponema pectinovorum DNA segment encodes these proteins:
- the rplJ gene encoding 50S ribosomal protein L10, with amino-acid sequence MAIMAKKLQPAKTAAIDETKKVFSDYNDFIFAEYRGLTVEQITALRDKLREHEAPFKVVKNNFARVAFEEMKIDNVSDYLKGPTAVVMAKEDSNEAAKVLFDFAKDVPALVVKGGYIQNEIYDKAKIEAYSKVPGKKQLIAMLMSTINGPVQKLAATLQAYVDKKSAEGAN; translated from the coding sequence ATGGCAATCATGGCAAAAAAACTCCAGCCTGCTAAAACAGCAGCTATTGACGAAACAAAAAAAGTATTTTCAGATTACAACGACTTTATCTTTGCAGAATATCGCGGACTTACTGTAGAACAAATTACTGCTCTTCGCGATAAGCTCCGTGAACACGAAGCACCTTTTAAGGTTGTAAAGAATAATTTTGCTAGAGTTGCTTTTGAGGAAATGAAGATTGACAACGTTTCTGATTACCTCAAAGGACCTACAGCAGTTGTAATGGCAAAAGAAGACAGCAACGAAGCTGCAAAAGTTCTTTTTGATTTTGCAAAAGATGTTCCAGCTCTTGTTGTAAAAGGTGGCTACATTCAGAATGAAATCTACGATAAAGCAAAAATCGAAGCTTATTCAAAGGTTCCAGGAAAGAAACAGCTTATCGCTATGCTCATGTCTACAATCAATGGTCCGGTTCAAAAACTTGCCGCTACATTGCAGGCTTATGTTGATAAAAAATCAGCAGAAGGTGCTAACTAA
- the rplL gene encoding 50S ribosomal protein L7/L12 — MAAITKDEILEAIANMTVLEASELVKAMEEKFGVTAAVAVAAAPGAAGGAAEEEQTEFTVTLDSFDAAKKIAVIKAVKEALGLGLGEAKTLVESAPKALKEGVSKAEADELIKKMEEAGGKASKK; from the coding sequence ATGGCAGCAATTACAAAGGATGAAATCCTTGAAGCAATCGCAAACATGACAGTTCTCGAAGCATCAGAACTCGTTAAAGCAATGGAAGAAAAATTTGGAGTTACAGCAGCAGTTGCAGTTGCAGCCGCTCCAGGTGCAGCTGGTGGTGCAGCAGAAGAAGAGCAGACTGAATTTACAGTTACTCTTGACAGCTTTGACGCTGCAAAGAAAATCGCTGTTATCAAAGCAGTTAAAGAAGCTCTCGGACTTGGTCTTGGCGAAGCAAAAACACTTGTTGAAAGCGCACCAAAAGCACTTAAAGAAGGTGTTTCTAAAGCTGAAGCTGATGAACTTATCAAAAAGATGGAAGAAGCTGGTGGTAAGGCTTCAAAGAAATAG
- the rpoB gene encoding DNA-directed RNA polymerase subunit beta: protein MFAKSRTVNRQYFGKDIQNFMEIPNLIDIQLSSYESFLQKEKVDSNEPLEPKGLQEVFNTTFPIESPDGNMSLEYEFYKLEEENIKFTELQCKQKGLTYSVPLKARINLNFKDTGAILQKDIYMGDIPLMTDRGTFIINGAERVVVSQIHRSPGVIFNHEKGLYSSRIIPYRGSWLEFEIDQKKDLIYAKIDRKKKILGTIFLRALGYSTREEIIKEFYKTEIVKIDPSKKEELVDRVLAKALTIKDENGEEKVLFRAGEKLHMHEVDDIISQDIKEVCLILFDARSRKGSKDEHNPSLDSMIIINCFEREDMKYTKEGSSNEEPTLEDALSAVFSVLKPGEPMAAEAARNELEGMFFNIRHYDLGRVGRYKLNKKFDMYAEPVESHTLVKSDIISTMKHLIKVYIGNEVLDDIDHLGNRRIRSVGELMTNQLKTAFSRMERIAKERMSLKETETMKPQDLISIKPIVAAIKEFFGSSQLSQFMDQINPLAELTHKRRLNALGPGGLSRDRAGFEVRDVHYTHYGRMCPIETPEGPNIGLIVSLAIYTRVNEYGFLETPYRKVEDGKATDKVEYLSAMDEDKYFVGQVAEGMKADGSFPADMASCRHVGDYTTRNVKDIQYMDVSPRQVISVSASLVPFLEHDDANRALMGCNMQRQGVPLLFPEPPFVGTGMEAKAAYDSGVLIKAKHDGEVIWVESDLIKVKVDGSDKVDEYPLLKYQRTNNDTCNHQRPTVEVGEKVKKGAVLADGPATFNGELSLGRNLLVGFVPWNGYNYEDAVLISKRVVKEDMYTSIHIKEFQTEIRETKLGPEKITRDVPNTSEKMLNNLDAEGIIRIGAKVRSGDILVGKVTPKSETETTPEFKLLNSIFGEKAKEVRDSSLRVPHGIEGVIIDVQRMKRTEGDDLSPGVDEVVKVLIANKRKLREGDKMAGRHGNKGVVARILPEEDMPYLADGTPLDVCLNPLGVPSRMNIGQIMESELGIVGRYLNQYFESPAFQTPSQEQIAEKLQEAGLSPDCKQIVHDGRTGEPFVNPIFVGVIYFLKLHHLVDDKMHARSTGPYSLVTQQPLGGKAQFGGQRLGEMEVWALEAYGAANTLQEMMTIKSDDMNGRSKIYESIVKGDPTATAGVPESFNVMVQELRGLALDFTIYDAKGKRIALTERDQELIDKASSGFEKENEDA from the coding sequence ATGTTCGCTAAAAGCAGAACAGTAAACCGTCAGTACTTCGGAAAAGATATTCAGAACTTCATGGAAATTCCGAACCTGATTGACATTCAACTTTCGTCCTATGAAAGTTTCCTTCAAAAAGAAAAAGTAGACAGCAATGAACCATTGGAACCTAAAGGTTTGCAGGAAGTTTTTAATACGACTTTCCCAATCGAAAGCCCAGACGGTAATATGTCTTTGGAGTATGAATTTTATAAACTCGAAGAAGAAAATATAAAATTTACTGAACTTCAGTGCAAACAGAAAGGTTTAACTTATTCTGTTCCTCTAAAGGCAAGAATCAATTTAAATTTTAAAGATACAGGTGCAATACTTCAAAAAGATATATACATGGGAGATATTCCTCTCATGACAGACCGTGGAACTTTTATAATAAACGGGGCAGAACGCGTTGTTGTTTCGCAGATTCATCGTTCGCCAGGTGTTATTTTTAACCACGAGAAAGGTTTGTACTCTTCACGCATAATTCCTTATCGCGGTTCTTGGCTTGAATTTGAGATTGACCAGAAGAAAGATTTGATTTATGCAAAGATTGACCGCAAAAAGAAAATCTTAGGAACAATTTTCCTTCGTGCGCTTGGGTATTCGACTCGTGAAGAGATAATAAAAGAATTTTATAAGACAGAAATCGTAAAAATCGATCCTTCAAAAAAAGAAGAATTGGTTGATAGAGTTTTGGCTAAAGCACTCACTATAAAAGATGAAAACGGAGAAGAAAAAGTTCTCTTCCGTGCGGGCGAGAAATTGCACATGCACGAAGTTGATGACATCATCTCGCAGGATATAAAAGAAGTTTGTTTGATTCTTTTTGACGCTCGCTCTCGTAAAGGCAGTAAAGACGAACATAATCCATCGCTTGACAGCATGATAATAATCAACTGTTTTGAGCGTGAAGATATGAAGTACACAAAAGAAGGCTCTTCTAACGAGGAACCTACTCTCGAAGATGCTCTTTCTGCGGTGTTCTCTGTTTTAAAACCTGGCGAGCCTATGGCAGCAGAAGCGGCTAGAAATGAACTTGAAGGAATGTTCTTCAATATTCGCCACTATGATTTAGGCAGGGTTGGTCGCTACAAGTTGAATAAAAAATTCGATATGTATGCCGAACCTGTTGAAAGCCATACTCTCGTAAAAAGCGACATAATAAGCACGATGAAACATCTCATAAAAGTTTACATCGGAAATGAAGTTTTGGATGATATCGACCATCTTGGAAACCGTCGCATCCGTTCTGTAGGCGAATTGATGACGAATCAACTTAAAACCGCATTTAGCAGAATGGAAAGAATTGCAAAAGAGAGAATGAGTTTAAAAGAAACAGAAACGATGAAACCTCAAGATTTGATTTCTATAAAACCAATCGTTGCTGCAATCAAAGAATTCTTTGGCTCGTCTCAACTTTCTCAGTTCATGGATCAGATTAATCCTCTTGCTGAACTTACTCATAAACGCCGTCTTAACGCTTTGGGACCAGGCGGTCTTTCTCGTGATAGAGCAGGCTTTGAAGTCCGCGACGTTCATTATACGCATTACGGAAGAATGTGTCCGATTGAAACTCCTGAAGGACCAAATATCGGTTTGATTGTTTCTCTTGCGATTTACACTCGTGTAAATGAATATGGATTTCTCGAAACTCCTTATCGCAAAGTTGAAGATGGAAAAGCAACTGACAAAGTTGAATACCTTTCTGCTATGGACGAGGATAAATATTTTGTCGGACAGGTTGCAGAAGGTATGAAAGCAGACGGTTCATTCCCTGCGGATATGGCATCTTGCCGTCACGTTGGAGATTATACAACGCGCAATGTAAAAGACATTCAATACATGGACGTTTCTCCTAGACAGGTAATTTCTGTTTCAGCTTCTCTTGTTCCTTTCCTTGAACACGATGACGCTAACCGTGCATTGATGGGTTGTAACATGCAGCGCCAGGGGGTTCCTCTCTTGTTCCCAGAACCTCCTTTTGTAGGAACAGGAATGGAAGCGAAAGCGGCCTACGATTCTGGCGTTCTTATAAAGGCAAAACACGATGGCGAAGTAATTTGGGTTGAAAGTGATCTCATAAAAGTTAAAGTTGACGGAAGTGATAAAGTTGATGAATATCCACTTTTGAAATACCAGAGAACGAATAACGACACCTGTAACCACCAAAGACCAACCGTTGAAGTTGGAGAGAAAGTGAAAAAAGGTGCTGTTCTGGCAGACGGTCCTGCAACATTTAATGGAGAGCTTTCTTTGGGACGCAACTTGCTGGTAGGATTCGTGCCTTGGAATGGTTACAACTATGAAGACGCTGTTTTGATAAGTAAACGCGTTGTAAAAGAAGATATGTACACTTCTATTCACATAAAGGAATTCCAGACAGAAATTCGTGAAACAAAACTCGGGCCAGAAAAAATAACTCGCGATGTTCCTAATACTTCCGAAAAAATGCTCAACAACCTCGACGCAGAAGGTATAATCCGTATTGGCGCAAAGGTTCGTTCAGGCGATATCCTCGTTGGTAAGGTAACTCCTAAATCCGAAACAGAAACAACCCCAGAATTCAAACTTTTGAATTCAATCTTTGGTGAAAAAGCTAAAGAGGTTAGGGATTCTTCATTGCGTGTTCCTCACGGTATCGAAGGCGTAATAATCGACGTTCAGAGAATGAAGAGAACAGAAGGCGATGATTTAAGTCCTGGTGTTGACGAGGTTGTTAAGGTTTTGATTGCAAATAAACGTAAACTCCGCGAAGGCGATAAGATGGCAGGACGACACGGAAACAAAGGTGTCGTTGCAAGAATTCTTCCAGAAGAAGATATGCCATACTTAGCAGATGGAACTCCGCTCGATGTTTGTTTGAATCCGCTTGGCGTACCTTCTCGTATGAATATTGGGCAGATAATGGAAAGCGAACTTGGTATTGTTGGTCGTTATTTGAACCAGTATTTTGAATCTCCTGCGTTCCAGACCCCTTCTCAGGAGCAGATTGCAGAAAAATTGCAGGAAGCAGGATTGTCACCAGACTGTAAGCAGATTGTACACGACGGACGCACGGGTGAACCTTTTGTAAATCCAATCTTCGTAGGTGTTATTTACTTCCTTAAATTGCACCACCTCGTTGACGATAAGATGCATGCTCGTTCTACAGGACCTTATTCACTTGTTACTCAGCAGCCACTCGGTGGTAAAGCGCAGTTTGGTGGTCAGCGTCTTGGAGAAATGGAAGTTTGGGCATTGGAAGCATACGGTGCAGCAAACACCTTGCAGGAAATGATGACTATAAAGTCCGATGATATGAACGGCCGTTCAAAGATTTATGAATCAATTGTAAAGGGTGATCCTACTGCTACAGCAGGTGTTCCAGAATCATTTAATGTAATGGTGCAGGAACTTCGTGGTCTTGCTTTGGATTTTACTATTTATGACGCAAAGGGAAAAAGAATTGCCCTTACCGAACGCGATCAAGAACTTATAGATAAAGCAAGTTCTGGATTCGAAAAGGAGAATGAAGATGCGTGA
- the rpoC gene encoding DNA-directed RNA polymerase subunit beta' — translation MRDIQDFDSIKIKLASPDDIRAWSYGEVKKPETINYRTLRPEKDGLFCERIFGTTKEWECYCGKFKSIRYKGVICDRCGVEVTHFKVRRERTGHIELAAPVSHIWYYRSVPSRMGLLLNMQVAQLRSVLYYEKFIVIDPGDTELKKGDLLTEDEYNENVERYGQAFTAGMGAEAIKTMLENINLDELAAELREKMREKGAKSDKRLLKRIQIVEDFRSSGNKAFWMILDVIPVIPPDLRPMVQLDGGRFATSDLNDLYRRVINRNNRLKRLMQLSAPDIIIRNEKRMLQEAVDALFDNSKRKRVVKGASNRPLKSISDMLKGKQGRFRQNLLGKRVDYSGRSVIVVGPELKLWQCGLPTKMALELFKPFIMKKLVDRGIVFNIKKAKTLVEQESPEVFAILDEVVREHPVMLNRAPTLHRLGIQAFEPVLVEGKALKLHPLACKAFNADFDGDQMAIHVPLTQAAQMECWTLMLSARNLLDPANGNTIVYPSQDMVLGIYYMTSVKPNSKGTGKRFSSDDEAIMAAEDGFIEWNAGIQIPSPKDSFYEGEFKAGDIITTTAGRIRFNAEMPDEVGFVNKRLGDKDLRKMIEKVFHVKGAWLTIQMLDAIKACGYKNATFFGATLSMEDILIPDEKKPMVDEANKQVEDIVGQYSRGVITADERYNKVTDIWARTNDKLTEIMYDKLQKDKDGFNTIFMMADSGARGSKKQISQLAAMRGLMAKPNGDIIELPVKSNFREGLSVIEYFISSNGARKGLTDTALKTADAGYMTRRLVDVAQDVVVNVEDCGTINGIDYTAIKNGDEIVTPISKRIAGHFTIERVIHPVTGDLICEANEYISDELAKQIEDAGVEKVKLRTVLTCEAEHGVCVKCYGKNLARNKLVEIGEAVGVIAAQSIGQPGTQLTMRTFHVGGTASKETEDNKIVLKYDVLLGEITGTHVVTEDGSWLFTRKGCMTATHLIDSVKIEKSDKVSVQDGARVLKGTVLIERKTGNIVAKENGTILILDGNMYLAGGEQKVEISNGSTIIVKTGDVVKAGDVIGTFDPFSEPIIAEVSGYVHFEDVIPGSTLEEIVDVNSGKMERRISELHLDVKQPRILITDEAGNELGSYYLPAGAVLRVEDKQQVEAGLVLASMPVAAVKTNDITGGLPRVSELFEARKPKIPCVLALISGVVKFKGITKGKRVIVVEDEYGKSFEHLVPMTRRLLVRDGDQVIAGEQLCDGDASAHDILAILGENALQEYLMSEIQGVYSAQGVAIDDKHIGVIVRQMLRKVEVVKPGDTKFIFGQQVDKYHFHEENERIISAGGEPAIARPMFQGITKAALATDSFISASSFQETTRVLTNAAIKGEEDKLRGLKENVIIGHMIPAGTGIKNYRNVKLFDGSDNDLDIQMEEVLERRRIEKENEKLVEEPVVESVSDED, via the coding sequence ATGCGTGATATTCAAGATTTTGACTCTATAAAAATTAAATTGGCTTCTCCAGATGACATAAGAGCATGGTCATACGGAGAGGTAAAAAAACCAGAAACGATAAACTATCGTACTTTAAGACCCGAAAAAGATGGTCTTTTCTGCGAACGCATTTTTGGTACAACAAAAGAATGGGAATGCTACTGTGGAAAATTCAAATCAATTCGCTATAAGGGCGTTATCTGCGATCGCTGTGGAGTAGAAGTTACTCACTTTAAAGTTCGCCGTGAACGTACTGGTCATATTGAACTTGCCGCTCCAGTAAGCCATATCTGGTATTATCGTTCGGTTCCAAGCCGCATGGGGCTCTTGCTCAACATGCAGGTTGCTCAGCTCCGCTCTGTTTTGTATTACGAAAAATTTATCGTAATCGATCCGGGCGATACTGAACTCAAAAAAGGCGATTTGCTTACTGAAGACGAATACAATGAAAATGTTGAACGCTACGGACAGGCATTTACCGCTGGCATGGGTGCAGAAGCGATTAAGACGATGCTCGAAAATATCAATCTGGACGAACTCGCTGCTGAATTGCGCGAAAAAATGCGTGAAAAGGGTGCAAAATCGGACAAACGTCTTTTAAAGCGAATTCAGATTGTTGAAGATTTCCGCTCATCTGGTAACAAAGCTTTCTGGATGATTTTGGATGTAATTCCTGTAATTCCGCCTGATCTTCGTCCAATGGTACAACTCGACGGAGGTCGTTTTGCAACATCGGATTTAAACGATTTGTATCGTCGCGTTATAAACCGCAACAACCGTCTCAAGCGTCTCATGCAGCTTTCCGCTCCTGATATAATCATCCGCAACGAAAAGCGCATGTTGCAGGAAGCAGTTGACGCTTTGTTTGATAATTCAAAACGCAAGCGCGTTGTTAAGGGTGCTTCTAACAGACCTTTAAAATCAATCAGCGATATGCTTAAAGGTAAGCAGGGACGCTTTAGACAGAATCTTTTGGGTAAGCGCGTAGACTACTCTGGTCGTTCTGTAATCGTTGTAGGGCCAGAATTAAAACTTTGGCAGTGTGGACTTCCTACAAAGATGGCGCTCGAATTGTTCAAGCCGTTCATAATGAAAAAACTCGTTGACCGAGGAATCGTATTCAATATTAAGAAGGCAAAGACTTTGGTCGAGCAGGAATCTCCAGAAGTTTTTGCAATTTTGGACGAAGTTGTACGCGAACATCCTGTAATGCTTAACCGCGCTCCAACTTTGCACCGCCTTGGAATTCAAGCGTTTGAACCAGTTTTGGTTGAAGGAAAAGCTTTAAAATTGCATCCTCTTGCATGTAAAGCGTTTAACGCAGACTTTGACGGCGACCAGATGGCAATTCACGTTCCTCTAACTCAGGCTGCACAGATGGAATGCTGGACTTTGATGCTTTCTGCACGCAACTTGCTTGACCCTGCAAACGGAAATACAATCGTTTATCCTTCGCAGGACATGGTTTTGGGTATCTACTATATGACATCCGTAAAACCAAATTCAAAAGGAACTGGCAAGCGTTTTTCTAGCGATGACGAAGCAATTATGGCTGCGGAAGACGGATTTATTGAATGGAATGCAGGAATACAAATTCCTTCACCAAAGGATTCCTTTTACGAAGGCGAATTTAAAGCTGGCGATATAATAACCACAACTGCTGGTAGAATTCGCTTTAATGCAGAAATGCCAGATGAAGTTGGCTTTGTAAACAAACGCTTGGGCGACAAAGATTTGCGCAAGATGATTGAAAAAGTTTTCCATGTAAAAGGCGCTTGGCTTACAATCCAAATGCTCGACGCTATAAAGGCGTGTGGATATAAAAATGCGACATTCTTTGGTGCAACTCTCTCTATGGAAGATATTCTTATTCCAGATGAGAAAAAGCCAATGGTTGACGAAGCAAACAAGCAGGTTGAAGACATCGTTGGTCAGTATTCAAGAGGTGTAATCACTGCAGACGAACGCTACAACAAAGTTACAGATATCTGGGCTCGAACAAACGATAAATTGACAGAAATCATGTACGATAAGCTCCAAAAGGATAAAGACGGCTTTAACACAATATTTATGATGGCCGACTCTGGAGCGCGTGGTTCTAAAAAACAGATTTCGCAGCTTGCCGCAATGCGTGGTTTGATGGCAAAACCAAACGGCGACATCATCGAACTTCCTGTAAAATCAAATTTCCGCGAAGGTCTTTCGGTTATCGAATACTTCATTTCTTCAAACGGTGCACGCAAAGGTCTTACCGATACCGCTTTGAAAACCGCAGACGCAGGTTACATGACACGCCGCCTCGTAGATGTTGCTCAGGATGTTGTAGTTAATGTTGAAGATTGTGGAACTATAAACGGAATTGACTATACTGCAATTAAAAATGGAGACGAAATTGTAACTCCTATTTCAAAGAGAATTGCAGGTCATTTTACAATCGAGCGTGTAATTCATCCTGTAACTGGAGATTTGATTTGCGAGGCAAACGAATACATTTCTGATGAACTTGCAAAACAGATTGAAGATGCTGGTGTTGAAAAAGTAAAACTCCGCACTGTATTGACTTGCGAAGCAGAGCACGGCGTTTGTGTAAAATGCTATGGAAAAAATCTGGCACGCAACAAGCTTGTTGAAATTGGCGAAGCAGTTGGTGTTATCGCAGCTCAGTCAATCGGGCAGCCTGGTACACAGTTGACAATGCGTACTTTCCACGTTGGAGGAACTGCATCTAAGGAAACTGAAGACAACAAAATCGTTCTTAAATACGACGTTCTACTTGGAGAAATCACTGGAACACACGTTGTTACAGAAGACGGTTCATGGCTTTTCACTCGTAAAGGCTGCATGACTGCAACTCACCTTATAGATTCTGTAAAAATTGAAAAATCAGATAAGGTTTCTGTTCAAGATGGCGCACGTGTACTCAAAGGTACTGTTCTTATCGAACGAAAAACTGGAAATATAGTTGCCAAAGAAAACGGAACAATCCTCATCCTCGACGGAAATATGTATCTTGCAGGTGGCGAACAGAAAGTTGAAATAAGCAACGGTTCTACAATCATCGTAAAAACTGGCGATGTTGTAAAAGCAGGCGATGTAATTGGAACTTTCGATCCATTCTCCGAGCCTATCATTGCAGAAGTAAGCGGCTATGTTCACTTTGAAGATGTTATTCCAGGTTCAACTTTGGAAGAAATTGTCGATGTTAACTCTGGAAAAATGGAGCGACGCATAAGTGAACTTCACCTTGATGTTAAACAGCCACGTATTCTTATAACAGATGAAGCTGGAAACGAACTTGGTTCTTATTATCTTCCTGCGGGGGCTGTTCTTCGTGTAGAAGATAAGCAGCAAGTTGAAGCTGGTTTAGTACTTGCAAGTATGCCTGTTGCTGCTGTAAAGACAAACGATATTACTGGGGGTCTTCCACGCGTATCTGAATTGTTTGAGGCAAGAAAACCAAAGATTCCTTGCGTACTTGCATTGATTTCTGGAGTTGTAAAATTCAAAGGAATTACAAAAGGTAAGCGTGTAATCGTTGTAGAAGATGAATACGGCAAATCATTTGAACATCTCGTTCCTATGACACGCCGCCTCTTAGTTCGCGACGGAGACCAGGTTATTGCAGGTGAACAGCTGTGTGATGGCGATGCAAGCGCTCACGATATATTGGCAATTCTCGGAGAAAATGCACTTCAAGAATACCTTATGAGTGAAATTCAAGGCGTATACTCTGCACAGGGCGTTGCTATCGATGATAAACACATCGGTGTTATCGTAAGGCAGATGTTGCGCAAAGTTGAAGTTGTAAAACCTGGAGATACAAAGTTCATCTTTGGTCAGCAGGTTGATAAGTATCACTTCCACGAAGAAAACGAAAGAATCATATCTGCTGGTGGAGAGCCTGCAATCGCTCGTCCAATGTTCCAGGGAATCACAAAGGCTGCTCTGGCTACGGATTCATTCATCTCCGCTTCTTCATTCCAGGAAACTACAAGAGTTCTTACGAATGCGGCAATCAAGGGAGAAGAAGATAAACTTCGTGGTTTAAAGGAAAATGTAATCATCGGACACATGATTCCTGCCGGAACCGGTATAAAGAATTACAGAAACGTAAAACTCTTTGATGGTTCAGACAACGATTTAGATATCCAGATGGAAGAAGTTCTTGAAAGGCGAAGGATTGAAAAGGAAAACGAAAAACTGGTTGAAGAACCTGTTGTAGAGTCGGTTTCTGATGAAGATTAA
- the rpsL gene encoding 30S ribosomal protein S12 → MPTINQLIRKGRQTLANQTKAPALESCPQKRGVCTRVMTVTPKKPNSALRKVARVRLSNGIEVTAYIPGIGHNLQEHSVVLIRGGRVKDLPGVRYHIIRGTKDTLGVEGRKRGRSKYGAKRPKA, encoded by the coding sequence ATGCCTACAATAAATCAATTGATTCGTAAAGGTAGACAGACACTTGCAAACCAGACTAAAGCTCCCGCACTTGAGTCTTGTCCGCAGAAGCGCGGCGTTTGCACTCGTGTAATGACTGTAACACCTAAAAAACCAAATTCGGCTCTCCGCAAGGTAGCCCGTGTTCGTTTGTCAAATGGAATTGAAGTTACTGCATATATCCCAGGAATTGGTCATAACTTGCAGGAACACTCAGTTGTTTTAATCCGCGGTGGACGTGTAAAAGACCTTCCTGGTGTACGCTACCACATTATCCGCGGAACAAAAGATACTCTTGGCGTTGAAGGTCGCAAACGCGGTCGTTCTAAGTACGGTGCTAAGAGACCAAAGGCATAA
- the rpsG gene encoding 30S ribosomal protein S7: MGRHKKSVNRPVMPDAKYNSTVVTKFVSRMMLDGKKQTCTRIVYEAMDKLKAKANQDPLEVFTKALENVKPLVEVKSRRVGGATYQVPMEIRDARREALAMRWIIGAARSRSGHGMAETLAAELFDAFNNTGSAYKKKEDVHKMAEANKAFAHYRW; the protein is encoded by the coding sequence ATGGGAAGACATAAAAAATCAGTAAATCGTCCTGTTATGCCTGATGCAAAGTACAACAGCACTGTTGTTACGAAATTTGTTTCTCGCATGATGCTCGACGGAAAAAAACAAACTTGTACAAGAATCGTTTATGAAGCGATGGATAAATTAAAAGCGAAAGCGAATCAGGATCCTTTGGAAGTTTTTACAAAGGCGCTTGAAAATGTTAAGCCACTTGTAGAAGTAAAATCTCGCCGCGTTGGTGGAGCAACATATCAAGTTCCAATGGAAATTAGAGATGCTCGTCGCGAAGCTCTTGCAATGCGCTGGATAATCGGTGCTGCTCGTTCAAGAAGTGGACACGGTATGGCAGAAACTTTGGCTGCAGAACTTTTTGATGCTTTCAATAACACTGGCTCTGCATACAAAAAGAAGGAAGACGTTCATAAGATGGCTGAAGCAAACAAAGCATTTGCTCACTATCGTTGGTAG
- the tuf gene encoding elongation factor Tu yields the protein MAKEKFNRTKPHMNVGTIGHVDHGKTTLSAAITTYCAKKYGDKLLKYDEIDNAPEEKERGITINTRHLEYQSDKRHYAHIDCPGHADYVKNMITGAAQMDGAILVIAATDGVMAQTKEHLLLARQVGVPKIIVFLNKVDMLDGDEEMLMLVEEDVKDTIQKYGFSPDTPIIKGSAFKALQDGASAEDTACIEELLTAMDTWFDDPVRDEQKPFLMPIEDIFTISGRGTVVTGRIERGVVNMNDPVEIVGIRPTQSSTVTGIEMFNKLLDQGQAGDNVGILLRGIEKKDVVRGQVLAAPGTIHPHTKFEAQIYVLSKEEGGRHSPFFTGYRPQFYFRTTDITGTVELEPGTDMVKPGDNVKIIGELIHPIAMDEGLKLAIREGGRTIASGQVTKIVE from the coding sequence ATGGCAAAGGAGAAGTTCAACAGAACTAAACCTCACATGAACGTTGGTACTATCGGTCACGTAGACCATGGTAAGACAACATTGTCTGCTGCTATCACAACATATTGTGCAAAAAAGTATGGTGATAAGCTTTTGAAGTATGACGAAATTGATAACGCTCCAGAAGAGAAGGAACGCGGTATTACAATCAATACTCGTCACTTGGAATATCAGTCAGACAAACGCCACTACGCACATATCGACTGCCCTGGACACGCTGACTATGTAAAAAACATGATTACAGGTGCTGCTCAGATGGATGGTGCAATCCTCGTAATTGCTGCAACTGACGGTGTAATGGCTCAGACAAAGGAACACCTTTTGCTTGCTCGTCAGGTAGGTGTACCAAAGATTATCGTTTTCTTGAACAAAGTTGATATGCTCGACGGCGACGAAGAGATGTTGATGCTCGTAGAAGAAGACGTAAAAGATACTATCCAGAAGTACGGATTCTCTCCTGATACTCCAATCATCAAGGGTTCTGCATTTAAAGCTCTTCAGGATGGAGCTTCTGCTGAAGATACTGCTTGTATCGAAGAATTGCTTACCGCAATGGATACTTGGTTCGATGATCCAGTTCGCGATGAACAGAAACCATTCTTGATGCCAATCGAAGACATCTTTACAATCTCTGGTCGTGGTACAGTAGTTACTGGACGTATCGAACGCGGTGTTGTAAATATGAACGATCCAGTAGAAATCGTTGGTATCCGCCCAACACAGTCTTCAACTGTAACTGGTATCGAAATGTTCAATAAATTGTTGGATCAGGGACAGGCTGGCGACAACGTTGGTATCCTTCTCCGCGGTATTGAAAAGAAAGATGTTGTTCGCGGACAGGTTCTTGCTGCTCCTGGAACAATCCATCCACACACAAAATTCGAAGCTCAGATTTACGTTCTTTCTAAGGAAGAAGGTGGACGTCACTCACCATTCTTTACAGGATATCGCCCACAGTTCTATTTCCGTACAACTGATATCACAGGTACAGTTGAACTCGAACCTGGAACAGACATGGTAAAACCTGGTGATAATGTAAAAATCATCGGAGAACTCATCCATCCAATCGCTATGGATGAAGGTCTTAAACTCGCTATCCGTGAAGGCGGTCGCACAATCGCTTCTGGACAGGTTACAAAGATCGTTGAATAG